A single Pseudomonas brassicacearum DNA region contains:
- a CDS encoding translocation/assembly module TamB domain-containing protein — protein sequence MTRGFKITLLALAGVLVAVVLALSVVLGTAFGSRWALGLVPGLTVENFQGRLGGQWSADHVLWQQDASRVEVDRLIFAWSPLCLARMTLCIEQLKADQVALQLPASADEPSSGPISLPDLNLPLVIELGDVQVGSLSFNGSEQLKGLQLVAHWTAEGMQIDSVQLQRDELSLKLSGLLKPGGDWPLNAEGRLTLPAPGATPWALDLKVDGNLLKTLNLKADSSGYLQGQLSGELQPLADNLPAKVRISADGFKASADLPDTLLLNQLELTGEGDLKNGYQLLGKATLPAEKGPVALLLQGTVDANGARIAGLDLDAGAQQSLKLSGQVDWREGLRAEAKVAWLDFPWHRLYPLIDEPQVTLRSFDGEVSYTDGQYLGNFQAALDGPAGAFSLGSPFSGDLTQIHLPQLKLAAGQGKAEGHLSLQFADGIAWDTALQLSAIDPAYWLGELPGTLAGPLRSKGMMKNDRLDLDADLDLKGKLRGQPAVFQAKASGAGEQWNLSALDIRLGDNRINGSGSLQQKLTGQIDIKLTRLAQLWPQLRGQVVGRVDVAGTLKAPQGKLGLQGTQLAFQDNRLQSLNLDATLDSAQRGKLDLKASGIRAGETSLGVLTVSGQGDIKQQKLNLDLQGPQLDTTLALDGTLDQGNWRGRLASGNVQVGGQAWRLQAPAKLERLADGTLNVDAHCWRSFDASLCGEDQRLMPEPKLRYHLKQFPIESLAQWMPKDFAWQGRLSADLQLDLPASGPNGRIRVDASGGTLRIRDKEGDKAQWLDFPYQTLTLNSRLTPKRIDTDLNFVGARLGELMLQAQINPLPANKPLSGSFRLTGLDLSVARPFVPMVETLTGHLNGSGTLSGGLLAPQVNGNLVLSDGEVSGPELPVSLEALQVRAMIAGETIRLDGDWKSGKSGQGRLSGTVGWGDALSMNLALKGSQLPVTVEPYAVLDVAPDLTITMHGERLSIAGKVLVPKGEITVRELPPSTVKVSDDTVIVGHQTEEGKAPLAMAMDIDVIVGQDKLAFSGFGLTANVRGQVHIGDNMDTRGELWLNDGRYRAYGQRLTVRRARLLFAGPIDQPYLDIEAIRQTDDVIAGIRLSGSAEQPTTQIFSEPAMSQEQALSYLVLGRPLSTTGEDNNMLAQAALGLGLMGSSGVTTSLANNLGIEDFQLDTQGSGNETSVVASGNLSEKLSLRYGVGVFEPANTIALRYKLSKKVYLEAASGVASSLDIFYKRDF from the coding sequence GTGACGCGTGGTTTTAAGATAACGCTGCTGGCGCTCGCCGGGGTGCTGGTGGCGGTCGTGCTGGCCTTGAGCGTTGTGCTGGGCACGGCATTCGGAAGCCGTTGGGCCCTCGGCCTGGTGCCGGGGCTGACCGTGGAGAATTTCCAGGGCCGGCTGGGCGGGCAGTGGAGCGCCGATCATGTGCTGTGGCAGCAGGACGCCAGTCGGGTGGAAGTGGATCGGCTGATATTCGCCTGGTCGCCGCTGTGCCTGGCACGCATGACCCTGTGCATCGAACAGCTCAAGGCCGACCAGGTCGCCTTGCAGTTGCCAGCCTCTGCCGATGAACCGAGCAGCGGCCCGATCAGCTTGCCGGACCTGAACTTGCCGCTCGTCATCGAACTGGGCGATGTGCAGGTCGGCAGCCTGTCGTTCAACGGCAGTGAGCAGCTCAAGGGCCTGCAATTGGTTGCCCATTGGACCGCCGAGGGCATGCAGATCGATTCGGTGCAATTGCAGCGCGATGAGCTGAGCCTGAAACTCTCCGGCCTGCTCAAGCCGGGCGGCGACTGGCCGTTGAACGCCGAAGGCCGGTTGACCTTACCGGCGCCGGGCGCCACGCCCTGGGCCTTGGACCTGAAAGTCGACGGCAACCTGCTCAAGACCCTCAACCTCAAGGCCGACAGCAGCGGCTACCTGCAAGGCCAGTTGAGCGGTGAGCTGCAACCGCTGGCGGACAACCTGCCCGCCAAGGTGCGCATCAGCGCCGACGGCTTCAAGGCCAGTGCCGATCTGCCGGACACGTTGTTGCTCAATCAACTGGAATTGACCGGCGAAGGCGATCTGAAGAACGGCTATCAACTGCTCGGCAAGGCGACGCTGCCCGCCGAAAAAGGGCCGGTGGCGTTGTTGCTGCAAGGTACGGTGGACGCCAATGGCGCACGGATCGCCGGCCTGGATCTGGATGCCGGCGCTCAGCAAAGCCTGAAACTCAGCGGCCAAGTGGACTGGCGCGAAGGCCTGCGCGCCGAGGCGAAAGTCGCCTGGCTGGATTTCCCCTGGCATCGCCTCTATCCGCTGATCGACGAGCCACAGGTGACGCTGCGCAGCTTCGACGGCGAAGTCTCTTACACCGATGGCCAATACCTGGGCAACTTCCAGGCCGCGCTGGATGGACCCGCCGGGGCCTTCAGCCTGGGCAGCCCGTTCAGTGGCGACCTGACGCAAATCCACTTGCCGCAGCTCAAGCTCGCGGCCGGGCAGGGCAAGGCCGAAGGGCACCTGAGCCTGCAATTTGCCGACGGCATTGCCTGGGATACGGCATTGCAACTGTCGGCCATCGATCCGGCGTACTGGCTTGGCGAGCTGCCCGGGACCCTGGCCGGGCCGTTGCGCAGCAAAGGGATGATGAAGAACGATCGCCTCGATCTCGACGCGGACCTGGACCTCAAGGGCAAACTGCGTGGCCAGCCAGCGGTGTTCCAGGCCAAGGCCAGCGGCGCCGGCGAGCAGTGGAACCTCAGCGCGCTGGATATTCGCCTGGGGGATAACCGCATCAACGGCAGCGGCAGCCTGCAACAGAAACTCACCGGCCAGATCGACATCAAGCTCACACGCCTGGCTCAGCTCTGGCCGCAATTGCGCGGTCAAGTCGTCGGCCGTGTCGACGTGGCCGGCACGCTCAAGGCCCCCCAAGGCAAGCTCGGCCTGCAAGGCACGCAACTGGCCTTCCAGGACAACCGCCTGCAAAGCCTGAACCTGGACGCGACCCTCGACAGCGCCCAGCGCGGCAAGCTCGACCTCAAGGCCAGCGGCATCCGCGCTGGCGAAACGTCACTGGGCGTGCTAACGGTCAGCGGCCAGGGCGATATCAAACAGCAGAAGCTCAACCTGGACCTGCAAGGGCCGCAGCTCGACACGACCCTGGCCCTCGATGGCACGCTCGACCAGGGCAATTGGCGCGGGCGTCTGGCCAGTGGCAACGTGCAGGTCGGCGGTCAAGCCTGGCGCCTGCAAGCCCCGGCGAAACTGGAGCGCCTGGCCGATGGCACGCTCAATGTCGATGCTCATTGCTGGCGTTCCTTTGATGCCAGCCTGTGCGGTGAAGACCAGCGGCTGATGCCGGAGCCGAAGCTGCGTTACCACCTCAAGCAATTCCCCATCGAAAGCCTGGCCCAGTGGATGCCCAAGGATTTTGCCTGGCAGGGCCGACTCAGCGCGGACCTGCAACTGGACTTGCCGGCCAGCGGTCCGAATGGCCGGATCCGGGTGGACGCCAGCGGCGGTACTTTACGGATTCGGGACAAGGAGGGCGATAAGGCGCAATGGCTGGACTTCCCCTACCAGACCCTCACGCTCAACAGCCGCCTGACCCCCAAGCGCATCGACACCGACCTGAACTTCGTCGGCGCCAGGCTCGGCGAACTGATGCTGCAGGCGCAGATCAACCCGCTGCCGGCCAACAAACCCTTGAGCGGTTCGTTCCGCCTGACTGGCCTGGACCTGTCCGTGGCCCGGCCATTCGTGCCGATGGTGGAAACCCTCACCGGTCACCTGAACGGCAGCGGGACCTTGTCCGGTGGCTTGCTCGCGCCCCAGGTCAACGGCAACCTGGTGCTCAGCGACGGCGAAGTGTCCGGTCCGGAACTGCCGGTCAGCCTCGAAGCCTTGCAGGTGCGGGCGATGATTGCCGGCGAAACGATACGGCTCGACGGCGACTGGAAAAGTGGCAAGAGCGGGCAGGGTCGCCTGAGCGGCACCGTCGGTTGGGGCGATGCCTTGTCCATGAACCTGGCGCTCAAGGGCTCGCAACTGCCGGTCACCGTCGAGCCTTATGCGGTGCTCGACGTGGCGCCGGACCTCACCATCACGATGCACGGTGAGCGGCTTTCCATTGCCGGCAAGGTCCTGGTGCCCAAAGGCGAGATCACCGTCCGCGAACTGCCACCGTCCACCGTCAAGGTTTCGGATGACACGGTGATCGTCGGCCACCAGACCGAAGAGGGCAAGGCGCCGCTGGCCATGGCGATGGACATCGACGTGATCGTCGGCCAGGACAAGCTCGCGTTCTCGGGTTTCGGCCTGACGGCCAACGTGCGGGGCCAGGTTCACATCGGCGACAACATGGACACCCGCGGCGAACTCTGGCTCAACGACGGTCGTTATCGGGCTTACGGGCAACGGCTGACGGTGCGACGGGCGCGGCTGCTGTTCGCCGGACCCATTGACCAGCCCTATCTGGACATCGAAGCGATCCGCCAGACCGACGACGTGATCGCCGGCATCCGCTTGAGCGGCAGCGCCGAGCAACCGACCACGCAGATCTTTTCGGAACCGGCCATGAGCCAGGAGCAGGCGTTGTCCTACCTGGTGCTGGGCCGACCACTGAGCACCACCGGGGAGGACAACAACATGCTCGCCCAGGCGGCGTTGGGCCTGGGGTTGATGGGCAGCTCGGGCGTGACCACCAGCCTGGCCAATAACCTGGGGATCGAGGATTTCCAGCTCGACACCCAGGGCAGTGGTAATGAAACCAGCGTGGTCGCCAGCGGCAACCTGTCGGAGAAACTCAGCCTGCGCTACGGCGTTGGCGTGTTCGAACCGGCCAACACCATTGCCCTGCGCTACAAACTCAGCAAGAAGGTCTACCTCGAAGCCGCGAGCGGCGTCGCCAGCTCGTTGGACATCTTCTACAAGCGCGATTTCTAA
- a CDS encoding autotransporter assembly complex protein TamA, translating to MNLSGRITSGALLLSLSCAALANSELEVRVKPSNDELKANVEGYIGGVGDRDEEALLRFSRGAEEQARKAAQALGYYQPQIDSEVKGGNDPRLVLTIDPGEPVHLRNVTVRIDGPAASLKAFRVPSNAALKPGAVLNHGRYEDAKRIIQNQASRYGFFSGRFTRQKLLVDPQAGIADIELIYDSGPRYALGPVSFEGDTPFDEELLQRMVPFKAGTAYDSELIAQLNQALQSSGYFEGVRVDAAPTAATDNVIPVAVKLDTRKPRTMGLGLGFSTDVGPRAKANWTRHWVNPQGHSYGWEAEVSAPRQNVGLWYDVPLDPPLTDKLRYAGGYQYEELAGTDSLSKLLTVGPEWHSKLPSGWQRVVSLKWQREEYRLGDDAGLSTLLMPGVSYSYLRSDNRIDPHNGYRLQFDTKVAKEGLGSDNNLLYGTAMVKGLTTVFAKHRLLARAQIGGSATNGYKSIPPSLRFFAGGDQSVRGYDYQSLSPENAEGDRIGGRYMVAGSLEYQYSIAEKWRVATFVDQGNSFNNLELPSLKTGVGVGVRWVSPVGPIRLDLAHAMDDDGGIRLHFSMGPEL from the coding sequence ATGAACCTCTCAGGAAGAATTACCAGTGGCGCGCTCCTGCTGTCCCTCAGTTGCGCAGCGCTGGCAAACAGTGAATTGGAAGTACGGGTCAAGCCGTCCAACGATGAACTCAAGGCCAACGTAGAAGGTTACATCGGCGGCGTGGGTGATCGTGACGAGGAGGCCTTGCTGCGCTTCAGCCGTGGCGCCGAGGAGCAGGCGCGCAAGGCCGCCCAGGCGCTGGGCTACTACCAGCCGCAGATCGACAGTGAGGTCAAGGGTGGCAACGACCCACGCCTGGTGCTGACCATCGACCCCGGCGAGCCTGTGCATTTGCGCAACGTCACCGTGCGCATCGACGGCCCGGCGGCATCGCTCAAAGCCTTTCGCGTACCCAGCAACGCCGCCCTCAAGCCTGGCGCGGTGCTCAACCATGGCCGCTACGAAGACGCCAAGCGAATCATCCAGAACCAGGCCTCGCGCTATGGTTTTTTCAGCGGGCGCTTTACCCGGCAGAAACTCTTGGTGGACCCCCAGGCGGGCATCGCCGACATCGAGCTGATCTACGACAGCGGCCCGCGCTATGCCTTGGGCCCGGTAAGTTTTGAAGGCGACACCCCGTTCGACGAAGAGCTGCTGCAACGCATGGTGCCGTTCAAGGCCGGCACGGCGTACGACTCCGAACTCATTGCGCAGCTCAACCAGGCCCTGCAATCGAGCGGTTATTTCGAAGGCGTGCGCGTGGATGCCGCGCCCACCGCCGCCACCGACAACGTGATCCCGGTGGCGGTCAAGCTCGACACGCGCAAGCCGCGCACCATGGGCCTGGGCCTGGGGTTTTCCACCGACGTCGGGCCCAGGGCCAAAGCCAACTGGACGCGCCACTGGGTCAACCCCCAAGGCCATAGCTATGGCTGGGAAGCGGAAGTGTCGGCGCCCCGGCAGAACGTCGGCCTGTGGTACGACGTGCCATTGGACCCGCCGTTGACCGACAAGCTGCGTTACGCCGGCGGTTATCAATATGAAGAACTGGCCGGCACCGACAGCCTCAGCAAACTGCTCACCGTAGGGCCGGAATGGCACAGCAAGTTGCCCAGCGGCTGGCAGCGGGTGGTGTCGCTCAAATGGCAGCGCGAGGAGTACCGCCTCGGCGACGATGCGGGCTTGAGCACGCTGCTGATGCCGGGCGTGAGTTATTCCTACCTGCGCAGCGACAACCGTATCGATCCGCACAACGGCTACCGCTTGCAGTTCGACACCAAGGTCGCCAAGGAAGGGCTGGGCTCGGACAACAACCTTTTATACGGCACCGCCATGGTCAAGGGCCTGACCACGGTGTTCGCCAAGCATCGCTTGCTGGCGCGGGCGCAGATCGGCGGCAGCGCCACCAATGGCTACAAATCCATCCCGCCGTCCCTGCGCTTTTTCGCCGGTGGCGACCAGAGCGTGCGGGGTTACGACTACCAGAGCCTGTCGCCGGAAAACGCCGAGGGCGACCGTATCGGTGGTCGCTACATGGTAGCGGGCAGCCTCGAGTATCAATATTCGATCGCGGAAAAATGGCGGGTGGCGACGTTCGTCGACCAGGGCAACTCCTTTAACAACCTTGAATTGCCGAGCCTCAAGACCGGCGTGGGTGTCGGCGTGCGCTGGGTCTCGCCGGTGGGCCCGATCCGTCTCGACCTGGCCCATGCGATGGACGACGACGGCGGCATTCGATTGCACTTTTCCATGGGGCCTGAGCTGTGA
- a CDS encoding GNAT family N-acetyltransferase, with amino-acid sequence MPETATAIADIHMLDSGYSREARSLLYQAYRHEPTFSYLFESERPGYEQRVRATVRELVKQHFLQDLPAIGLLVNDRLIGIALIAPPQRRLGITESWAWRLRMVLSTGFRCTRRYLEYHAAVLACLPSDAVHVLPLLGVHPQFQGKHFGEQLLEAVHNWCAVDEHSQGVVLDTGNPRYLEFYKRQGYEEIGEVAVGPIREHVFFHANPQVLQSATA; translated from the coding sequence ATGCCTGAAACCGCCACCGCCATCGCCGACATCCATATGCTCGACAGTGGTTATTCCCGTGAAGCCCGTTCGTTGCTGTACCAGGCCTATCGCCACGAGCCGACCTTCAGCTACCTGTTCGAGTCCGAGCGTCCCGGTTACGAACAGCGGGTACGGGCCACGGTGCGTGAGCTGGTCAAGCAGCATTTTCTCCAGGATTTGCCGGCCATCGGCTTGCTGGTCAACGACCGCTTGATCGGCATCGCCCTGATCGCCCCGCCGCAGCGGCGCCTGGGCATCACTGAAAGCTGGGCCTGGCGCCTGCGCATGGTCTTGAGCACCGGTTTTCGCTGCACCCGGCGCTACCTGGAGTACCACGCGGCGGTGCTGGCCTGCCTGCCGTCGGATGCGGTCCATGTATTGCCGCTGCTGGGCGTGCACCCACAGTTCCAGGGCAAGCACTTCGGCGAACAGTTGCTCGAGGCGGTGCATAACTGGTGTGCGGTGGACGAGCATTCCCAAGGCGTGGTGCTGGACACGGGCAACCCGCGTTACCTTGAGTTTTATAAACGCCAGGGTTACGAGGAAATCGGTGAAGTTGCGGTAGGACCGATCCGCGAGCATGTGTTCTTCCACGCCAACCCGCAGGTTCTGCAAAGCGCAACGGCATAA
- the xthA gene encoding exodeoxyribonuclease III, which translates to MKIVSFNINGLRARPHQLAALIEKHQPDVIGLQETKVHDEQFPLAEVQALGYHVHYHGQKGHYGVALLSRQAPLSLYKGFEGDDEDAQRRFIWGTFADANGVPVTIMNGYFPQGESRDHPTKFPAKERFYSDLQQLLESRFSNDQPVVVMGDVNISPEDCDIGIGPDNMKRWLKTGKCSFLPEEREWMARLKNWGLVDSFRHLNPDVTDRFSWFDYRSRGFEDEPKRGLRIDLILTSHGLLPRVKDAGVDYELRGMEKPSDHAPIWLQLG; encoded by the coding sequence ATGAAGATCGTCTCCTTCAACATCAACGGGCTGCGCGCCCGCCCCCATCAGTTGGCGGCGCTGATCGAGAAGCACCAGCCGGACGTGATCGGGCTGCAGGAAACCAAAGTCCACGACGAACAATTTCCCCTGGCCGAGGTGCAGGCCCTGGGCTACCACGTGCATTACCACGGGCAAAAGGGCCATTACGGCGTCGCCCTGCTCTCGCGCCAGGCACCGCTAAGCCTGTACAAAGGCTTCGAGGGCGACGACGAGGACGCCCAGCGGCGCTTCATCTGGGGCACCTTCGCCGATGCCAACGGCGTGCCGGTGACCATCATGAACGGTTATTTCCCACAAGGTGAAAGCCGCGACCACCCAACCAAATTCCCGGCCAAGGAACGTTTCTACAGCGATTTGCAGCAACTGCTGGAAAGCCGCTTCAGCAACGATCAGCCGGTGGTGGTGATGGGTGACGTGAACATTTCCCCGGAAGACTGCGACATCGGCATCGGCCCGGACAACATGAAGCGCTGGCTGAAAACCGGCAAATGCAGCTTCCTGCCGGAAGAACGCGAATGGATGGCGCGCCTGAAGAACTGGGGCCTGGTGGACAGCTTCCGTCACCTGAACCCGGACGTCACCGACCGCTTCAGCTGGTTCGACTACCGCAGCCGCGGCTTCGAGGACGAGCCCAAGCGCGGCCTGCGCATCGACCTGATCCTCACCTCCCATGGCCTACTGCCAAGGGTCAAGGACGCGGGCGTGGACTACGAACTGCGGGGCATGGAAAAACCATCGGACCATGCGCCGATCTGGTTGCAGTTGGGCTGA
- a CDS encoding substrate-binding domain-containing protein — MRLRVVFFIGLWLPFMASAGNLPIPEQGPALRLQGSNTIGAALGPALVKGLMENQGLLKVSAEITGRDNEQRIVGQTADGRRVEVDIAAHGSSTGFAALKQGNADLAASSRPIKDSELNELSSLGDLKTPTAEQVIAIDGLAIILHPQNPLRQLDTVQLARIFSGEAKTWEAVGSVGGPIHLYARDEQSGTYDTFKELVLGRQGRRLDPSAVRFESSEQLSDAVSQDPQGIGFIGLPYVRQAKALAIVDGDSQPMLPLNNLIATEDYPLSRRLFLYLPPQATNLWAEALVAFTQSEQGQAIVAANGFIAQTVQAMAVTPNALMPEGYQALSRHAQRLSVNFRFEEGSASLDNKAHQDLGRVLDYIKQHGKTDRRVTLVGFGDAKDDPARADLLSKLRAMAVRRELVKYGVALREVRGFGALMPVAANSEDEGRVRNRRVEVWVY, encoded by the coding sequence ATGCGGCTGCGCGTTGTCTTTTTCATCGGCCTCTGGCTGCCGTTCATGGCATCGGCCGGCAATTTGCCCATTCCCGAACAGGGCCCGGCCCTGCGCCTTCAAGGCTCCAATACCATAGGGGCAGCGCTCGGCCCGGCGCTGGTCAAAGGGCTGATGGAAAACCAGGGGCTGCTCAAAGTGAGCGCCGAAATCACCGGCAGGGACAATGAGCAGCGCATCGTCGGACAGACCGCCGATGGCCGACGGGTGGAAGTGGACATCGCCGCCCACGGCTCCAGCACCGGTTTCGCCGCCCTCAAGCAGGGCAACGCCGACCTGGCTGCCTCTTCGCGACCGATCAAGGACAGCGAGCTGAACGAACTGTCGTCCCTGGGCGATCTGAAAACTCCCACTGCCGAGCAGGTCATCGCCATTGATGGTCTGGCGATTATTCTTCATCCGCAGAACCCGTTGCGTCAGCTCGATACCGTACAACTGGCGCGAATTTTCAGCGGCGAGGCGAAAACCTGGGAAGCCGTCGGCAGTGTCGGCGGACCGATTCATCTGTATGCCCGGGATGAACAGTCCGGCACCTACGATACCTTCAAGGAACTGGTCCTTGGCCGACAGGGCAGACGGCTGGATCCTTCAGCAGTGCGCTTCGAATCCAGCGAACAGTTGTCCGACGCTGTCAGCCAGGACCCGCAGGGCATCGGTTTCATCGGTTTGCCCTACGTGCGCCAGGCCAAGGCACTGGCGATTGTCGACGGTGATTCGCAACCCATGTTGCCGTTGAACAACCTGATCGCCACCGAGGACTACCCCTTGTCCCGGCGCCTGTTCCTTTATTTGCCACCCCAGGCAACCAACCTGTGGGCCGAGGCACTGGTGGCGTTCACCCAAAGCGAGCAGGGCCAGGCCATCGTCGCGGCCAACGGGTTCATCGCCCAGACCGTCCAGGCCATGGCCGTCACGCCGAATGCACTGATGCCCGAGGGTTACCAGGCCCTGAGCCGCCACGCCCAACGCTTGAGCGTGAACTTCCGCTTCGAAGAAGGCAGCGCCAGCCTGGACAACAAGGCCCACCAGGACCTGGGCCGCGTGCTCGACTATATAAAGCAGCACGGCAAAACCGACCGGCGCGTGACATTGGTGGGTTTTGGCGACGCCAAGGACGATCCGGCGCGGGCCGACCTGCTCTCCAAACTGCGGGCCATGGCGGTGCGGCGCGAACTGGTCAAATACGGCGTGGCACTGCGCGAAGTGCGAGGGTTCGGCGCATTGATGCCGGTGGCGGCCAATAGTGAGGATGAAGGACGGGTCAGGAATCGGCGGGTGGAGGTTTGGGTTTACTGA
- a CDS encoding DUF6124 family protein, producing MFKPTPNPPDTEPANSKAFDKTADRILDHYLKPKPSKPEADTGQLFTVAYGVDTETLLANLSENLASANAMLNDLAFDLEGSRRHIVLGIHQLIELSGQLANRALDNVEARPST from the coding sequence ATGTTCAAGCCAACACCCAACCCGCCGGACACCGAGCCAGCCAACTCAAAAGCGTTCGACAAAACCGCCGACCGCATCCTCGACCACTACCTCAAGCCCAAACCCAGCAAACCCGAGGCTGATACAGGCCAACTGTTCACGGTCGCCTATGGCGTAGACACCGAAACCCTGCTCGCCAACCTCAGCGAAAACCTGGCCTCGGCCAACGCCATGCTCAACGACCTGGCCTTCGACCTGGAAGGCTCAAGACGCCACATTGTCCTGGGCATCCACCAATTGATCGAATTGAGTGGACAGTTGGCAAACCGAGCGCTGGACAATGTCGAAGCCCGTCCCTCGACATAG
- a CDS encoding Ig-like domain-containing protein, with protein sequence MIDSSTSARQTVLALDLPQLPGATIPVVGAVYGVPKRIHDQTPDGCAVVVDSYLGQEGGDTVAIFLNGSTIAAASKETQGIDDAVTLNIPKGVLLPGRVNTLIYTVRRGSDNLGTSPTLEILYNSIRPGNQDRDPGLPGHSELQLLLPDEISNGVGPGFTVATVCVAYPYCRAYDEIRLNCNGKDLMYQVGANEAPPPPEHGSAAPTTVCFTVTRDDLGEDHPEFKFSYTVTDQLGNTPDVDSIWSATQTADVDLAGRRLPAPIPREDLTDNGDDPSIIDLEKLGIAPLSLIVLTSDPRFQQGDTIVLTYVAKIPGQPDINVTALGTVETEFGQTKPCILQVDNDKVIPGSKVEISYELFRGTVLVGSSRTARATVFGEAIPDEKPLITRVDDSRGEIPDGGRTFDTRVMLTGTASKGYEVEVFDGLDSKGTAMADAQTGVWALEITNLSIQFHSLTAKALYGDNQISEARTFTVLAELVIDTTPVYLNGFFLYIGQPRNATPMPADTIVTRTPITGNPGYTYYTSNGDVARVNGYGTVEGRANGQATITVADASGQTASYVVIRSNAWQLAMIGSITGGAAPAWANAQGAANSFAAPPRPDGGTMEYIRTYYVVPTGFNYRHWTGAFEDGNPLWPLWANPYTGEIGTQAIQDYLGAYCRIPFSSGHVLASIPES encoded by the coding sequence ATGATCGACTCATCGACATCCGCCCGGCAAACCGTACTGGCCCTGGACCTGCCCCAGTTGCCCGGGGCGACGATCCCAGTGGTCGGGGCCGTGTATGGCGTACCCAAACGTATTCATGACCAGACACCCGATGGCTGCGCAGTGGTGGTCGACTCTTACTTGGGTCAGGAAGGTGGCGATACCGTTGCGATTTTTTTGAACGGCTCGACCATCGCTGCGGCCAGCAAGGAAACTCAAGGCATTGATGATGCTGTCACGTTGAACATTCCAAAGGGTGTCCTATTGCCGGGCCGGGTCAATACACTGATTTACACCGTCAGACGCGGCAGCGACAACCTGGGCACCTCACCGACTCTGGAGATTTTGTATAACAGCATCCGCCCGGGCAATCAGGACAGGGATCCGGGCCTTCCTGGCCATTCCGAACTGCAATTGCTGTTGCCGGACGAAATCAGCAACGGCGTAGGCCCAGGTTTCACCGTGGCGACGGTGTGCGTGGCCTACCCCTATTGCCGAGCCTACGATGAGATTCGTCTCAATTGTAATGGCAAGGATTTGATGTATCAGGTCGGTGCGAACGAGGCACCGCCACCGCCGGAACACGGCTCTGCGGCCCCCACGACGGTGTGTTTCACGGTTACCCGTGACGATCTGGGCGAGGACCACCCCGAGTTCAAATTTTCCTACACCGTCACCGACCAGCTTGGGAATACCCCGGATGTAGACTCGATCTGGTCGGCCACCCAGACGGCGGACGTGGACTTGGCTGGCAGAAGGTTGCCTGCGCCGATTCCACGGGAAGATCTCACCGACAATGGCGACGACCCGAGCATCATCGACCTTGAAAAACTGGGGATCGCTCCGTTGTCATTGATCGTATTGACCAGCGATCCTCGCTTCCAGCAGGGCGACACGATCGTGCTGACCTACGTCGCGAAAATACCGGGCCAGCCAGATATCAACGTCACTGCGCTAGGCACCGTTGAAACAGAATTTGGGCAGACCAAGCCCTGCATACTCCAGGTCGATAACGACAAGGTCATCCCGGGCAGTAAGGTAGAAATCAGCTACGAGTTATTCCGGGGCACTGTATTGGTCGGTTCTTCGAGAACCGCGCGAGCGACCGTTTTCGGCGAGGCGATACCGGATGAAAAACCGTTGATTACCCGGGTAGACGACTCCAGGGGAGAGATCCCGGACGGCGGCAGAACGTTCGATACCCGTGTGATGCTGACCGGTACGGCCAGCAAAGGCTACGAAGTCGAAGTATTCGATGGCCTGGATTCCAAGGGGACCGCCATGGCCGATGCGCAGACAGGTGTCTGGGCGCTTGAAATCACCAACCTGAGCATTCAATTCCATAGTCTGACCGCCAAGGCGCTGTACGGTGACAACCAGATATCGGAGGCGCGCACCTTTACGGTCCTGGCGGAACTGGTGATCGATACCACGCCTGTCTACCTCAACGGTTTCTTCCTTTACATCGGACAGCCACGAAACGCTACCCCCATGCCAGCGGACACAATAGTGACTCGCACACCCATAACGGGGAATCCTGGGTACACCTACTACACGTCAAACGGCGACGTTGCCCGCGTAAATGGCTACGGTACGGTCGAAGGGCGAGCCAATGGACAGGCGACGATCACGGTCGCCGACGCTTCCGGGCAAACAGCGTCCTATGTGGTGATCCGTTCGAACGCCTGGCAGCTGGCCATGATCGGCTCCATTACAGGGGGAGCAGCGCCCGCCTGGGCAAACGCCCAAGGGGCCGCGAACTCATTTGCCGCGCCCCCACGTCCAGACGGCGGCACCATGGAATACATTCGAACTTATTACGTTGTACCCACGGGGTTTAACTACCGGCACTGGACCGGCGCATTCGAGGACGGCAATCCTCTGTGGCCACTTTGGGCGAACCCCTACACGGGAGAGATTGGAACGCAGGCGATTCAGGATTATTTAGGCGCCTACTGTCGGATCCCCTTTAGCTCGGGCCATGTGCTGGCAAGTATTCCAGAGTCATAA